In Ruminiclostridium papyrosolvens DSM 2782, the following proteins share a genomic window:
- a CDS encoding carbohydrate ABC transporter permease, with protein sequence MEQSNKVYSFILYIFLAVSSVIAIGPFYLMVIMSTYDSNALFTDLHLLPGNNFMVNLKDVFLNAGFGRFYFNSIYIAVLSTALTVFVCAMCGYALAKFNFRFKKVAYYAILITMMLPTQLGLIAFVSEMNLIGWTDSHLSLIIPAAANAFAVYWIRQYTVQGVPTEIIESGRMDGCTEGGIFFKLVVPFIKPALGSQALLCFMAAWNSYLLPLVLINTQKKFTVTLGLSTLDALYRANYGARIAALVIGTIPMFCIFLVFSKSLIQGITAGSVKG encoded by the coding sequence ATGGAGCAATCTAATAAAGTTTATTCCTTTATTTTATACATATTTCTGGCTGTTAGTTCAGTAATTGCTATAGGTCCTTTTTATCTTATGGTAATTATGAGTACTTATGATTCAAATGCTCTTTTTACAGACCTTCATTTATTGCCGGGAAACAACTTTATGGTAAATCTAAAAGATGTTTTTCTAAATGCGGGTTTTGGAAGATTCTATTTTAACAGTATATACATTGCTGTGCTTTCAACAGCCTTAACAGTATTTGTATGTGCAATGTGCGGATATGCACTTGCCAAATTTAACTTTAGGTTCAAAAAAGTAGCATACTATGCAATTTTGATTACTATGATGCTTCCTACTCAGTTGGGTTTGATAGCATTTGTAAGTGAAATGAATTTAATTGGTTGGACTGATTCACATTTGTCGCTTATCATTCCGGCAGCTGCGAATGCCTTTGCTGTTTACTGGATAAGACAATACACAGTTCAAGGCGTTCCTACAGAAATAATTGAGAGCGGAAGAATGGACGGTTGTACTGAAGGAGGTATTTTCTTCAAGTTGGTTGTGCCATTTATTAAGCCGGCACTTGGTTCACAGGCCTTGTTATGCTTTATGGCAGCTTGGAATTCGTATCTGTTACCACTGGTATTAATTAATACTCAGAAGAAGTTTACTGTTACTCTTGGATTATCAACATTGGATGCGTTGTACAGAGCAAACTATGGTGCCAGAATAGCAGCCTTGGTTATTGGTACAATACCTATGTTCTGTATATTCCTGGTATTCTCAAAATCACTTATTCAAGGTATTACTGCGGGGTCCGTAAAAGGCTAA
- a CDS encoding carbohydrate ABC transporter permease, producing the protein MKNLSKKSTPYLFMAPYFLLFIAFSLIPIVFTLYMSLNEWNGYTGIKFIGLANYQRMFENGEFVLALKNTAIIMLMLIPLQLIFAVIIAYMINSKLVRHKEVFKTAIFTPYLVIPIAAGLLWAFFFDGGSSGTINAILLKLHILKEPIDYLASPKLAKVVIAVIMLWRYTGYCVLFFIAGFVSVPEELYEAARVDGARAWHNFWNISLPMIKPIIIYMVITSLIGGFQTFDEPNIIYTQGNYQTGPYSGGPDGAVLTLVMLMSKGAFQNSQYGYGSAVAYGMFVVIAIFSFVSLKFMNGGDKDGAI; encoded by the coding sequence ATGAAAAATCTCTCAAAGAAATCAACACCTTATCTTTTCATGGCACCTTACTTCCTACTTTTCATAGCATTTTCATTAATTCCTATAGTATTTACGTTGTATATGAGCCTTAATGAATGGAACGGATACACGGGAATAAAATTTATAGGATTAGCAAATTACCAAAGAATGTTTGAAAATGGGGAGTTTGTTTTAGCTCTTAAAAATACTGCAATCATTATGCTTATGTTAATACCATTGCAGTTGATATTTGCAGTAATTATTGCCTATATGATTAATTCAAAGCTTGTCAGGCATAAAGAAGTTTTTAAAACTGCAATTTTTACACCATATCTTGTTATACCGATAGCTGCGGGATTGTTGTGGGCATTCTTCTTTGACGGCGGTTCATCAGGAACAATTAATGCTATCTTATTGAAACTCCATATTCTTAAAGAGCCCATTGATTATCTTGCAAGTCCCAAATTAGCTAAAGTAGTTATTGCAGTTATCATGCTGTGGAGATACACAGGATATTGCGTACTGTTCTTCATAGCCGGTTTTGTATCAGTACCGGAGGAATTGTACGAGGCTGCACGTGTTGATGGAGCCAGAGCATGGCATAATTTTTGGAATATTTCTCTTCCAATGATAAAGCCTATAATAATATATATGGTTATCACATCCCTTATAGGTGGTTTCCAGACCTTTGATGAACCAAATATTATTTATACTCAGGGAAATTATCAAACCGGACCATATTCAGGAGGCCCTGATGGTGCAGTATTGACTTTGGTAATGCTTATGAGTAAGGGGGCGTTCCAGAACTCTCAATATGGCTATGGTAGTGCTGTAGCATATGGAATGTTTGTAGTAATAGCTATATTCTCATTTGTTTCATTAAAGTTCATGAATGGAGGGGATAAAGATGGAGCAATCTAA
- a CDS encoding ABC transporter substrate-binding protein — translation MFKKVIASVLTGVMVLGMAACGNTESGDSTASASNSAASTSSVASTSSPAATSTDFTKATGTIVMWNWENQDQLKTSIADFNTRYPNVKVESVPVASADYVKKIQTAVAAKTALPDVIRGEVGFRGTLFDMDICQDLSQAPFNFDKSKLAEKSLPLVTDAKGQVLGAPTQFNPSGVAYRRSMTKALFNTDDPKALADKFKTWDDVIAAFKDAKINGKKVFAFRSVRDIFHIVDGYNPENPIQDGTIKFNEVYLPTFQVIEKMWKAGVLNKYDMWTPAWNASFAKSEDVFAAAAPWFLKYVIEPNDAKGKGDWGVTVAPGGMFNWGGTALSIWKDSKVKEAAWGYIADQILNEKGVKNSFTTGMNITPVKEFIDKPGFFSQKEEYWGGQDVGQFYMDNMDAVKVKSLGKYDNFLEANFVKGLQEIKKGKTAQEAVDFMIADMKKNVPELK, via the coding sequence ATGTTTAAAAAGGTAATAGCTTCTGTTTTAACAGGCGTTATGGTACTGGGTATGGCTGCATGTGGAAACACAGAGTCAGGTGACAGTACTGCTTCAGCATCAAACTCAGCAGCCAGCACTAGCTCAGTAGCATCTACATCTTCACCAGCAGCTACATCAACAGACTTTACAAAGGCTACTGGAACAATAGTAATGTGGAACTGGGAAAACCAGGATCAGCTTAAGACATCAATCGCTGATTTCAATACCAGATATCCAAATGTAAAGGTTGAATCAGTACCAGTTGCAAGTGCAGACTATGTTAAGAAAATACAGACTGCAGTAGCGGCAAAAACAGCTTTACCAGATGTAATCAGAGGAGAAGTTGGTTTCAGAGGAACTCTCTTTGATATGGATATTTGTCAAGATCTTTCACAAGCTCCATTTAACTTTGACAAGAGCAAATTGGCTGAAAAGTCATTACCACTTGTTACAGACGCCAAGGGACAGGTACTGGGAGCTCCAACTCAGTTTAACCCATCAGGTGTTGCTTACAGAAGAAGCATGACAAAGGCATTATTCAATACTGATGATCCTAAAGCATTGGCAGATAAGTTTAAGACTTGGGATGATGTAATTGCTGCCTTCAAGGATGCTAAGATAAATGGTAAGAAGGTTTTCGCATTCAGATCAGTAAGAGATATATTCCACATAGTTGACGGATATAATCCTGAAAATCCAATTCAAGACGGAACAATCAAGTTTAACGAAGTTTATCTTCCTACTTTCCAAGTTATAGAAAAGATGTGGAAAGCCGGAGTTCTCAACAAATATGACATGTGGACTCCAGCATGGAATGCATCATTTGCTAAGAGCGAAGATGTATTTGCAGCTGCAGCACCTTGGTTCCTCAAGTACGTTATAGAGCCAAACGATGCTAAGGGCAAAGGTGACTGGGGTGTAACAGTAGCTCCAGGCGGAATGTTTAACTGGGGTGGAACTGCATTGTCAATCTGGAAGGATTCAAAGGTTAAGGAAGCAGCTTGGGGTTACATAGCTGACCAGATACTTAATGAAAAAGGTGTTAAAAACTCATTTACAACTGGTATGAATATTACTCCTGTTAAAGAATTTATTGATAAACCAGGTTTCTTCAGCCAAAAAGAAGAATACTGGGGTGGCCAGGATGTAGGACAATTCTACATGGATAACATGGATGCAGTTAAAGTTAAGTCACTCGGAAAGTATGACAACTTCCTTGAAGCTAATTTCGTAAAAGGATTACAGGAAATCAAAAAAGGAAAGACAGCTCAAGAAGCAGTTGATTTCATGATTGCTGATATGAAGAAAAATGTTCCTGAATTGAAGTAA
- a CDS encoding response regulator transcription factor, which translates to MYKVLIIDDESIIRKGIKNIINWKQLDCEVCADACDGIEGIELIKKYLPEVIITDIRMPGMDGLEMIKQAKEIVPNTKIIILTGYRDFDYVQKAIKCGAFDFLLKPSKIEELTSVLAKAVNELNEQKDKHNEIERFRMLFEQNIPVLREKLLYDIIYGLNTSENEIYEKMKLFDISIRNFVLVVMENDYNDKSNSSLYDKHLYQFGIVKSFEEIFAENYEVLSIMLSSNRVGFIIQKSDNLLLDIEKVSEKCDYLQEVINNGFGFTVTIAVSSNGKEALELPDKLKECLGSLEYKSYMGENSIIQYSDLNSFFRYEDYSTLDKYQKQIIENIKSGNETGVRENTKLISDYLTKNNINIHYMRNFYYTTLSSINNIRISVSSVDTDRKYSEGEDIASLIKLIEKTDKAEELNSLLEEVSIKIASKVNSFNNKSIKLILRKAIDYIQEHYNEQVTLNEVAENIYVSTFYISRMFKKELGKSFVDYLNDVRIDKAKELLKDVKYKTYEVAEKVGISDPHYFSKLFKKYSGMTPSEYRDSLF; encoded by the coding sequence ATGTACAAGGTTCTAATAATTGATGATGAATCCATTATACGTAAAGGTATCAAAAACATTATTAATTGGAAACAGCTTGATTGCGAGGTTTGTGCAGATGCCTGTGACGGTATCGAAGGAATTGAGCTGATAAAAAAATATCTGCCGGAAGTAATTATAACAGATATACGTATGCCTGGAATGGATGGTTTGGAAATGATTAAGCAGGCAAAGGAGATTGTTCCAAACACAAAAATAATAATACTGACAGGGTACAGAGATTTTGATTATGTACAGAAAGCTATTAAATGCGGAGCATTTGATTTTCTTCTTAAACCCTCCAAAATTGAAGAACTGACCTCAGTACTGGCAAAGGCAGTTAATGAACTAAATGAACAAAAGGACAAGCACAATGAAATTGAGCGGTTTCGAATGCTTTTTGAGCAAAACATTCCTGTACTCAGAGAAAAACTTCTATATGATATTATATACGGACTAAACACAAGTGAAAATGAAATATATGAAAAAATGAAGCTTTTTGATATATCAATACGTAATTTTGTTTTGGTTGTAATGGAAAATGACTACAATGATAAATCAAACAGTTCGTTGTATGATAAACATCTCTATCAATTTGGAATCGTTAAATCCTTTGAAGAAATATTTGCAGAGAATTATGAAGTTTTAAGCATTATGCTCAGCAGTAACAGAGTAGGTTTTATAATACAGAAATCTGATAATTTACTTTTGGATATAGAGAAGGTAAGTGAAAAATGTGATTATCTGCAGGAGGTTATAAATAACGGATTTGGTTTTACTGTTACTATAGCTGTCAGCTCAAATGGAAAAGAAGCTCTTGAGCTTCCCGACAAACTGAAAGAATGTCTGGGCTCTTTGGAATATAAGAGTTATATGGGGGAAAACTCCATAATTCAGTATAGTGACTTAAACTCATTTTTCAGATATGAAGACTATTCTACTCTGGACAAGTATCAAAAACAGATTATTGAAAATATAAAATCTGGAAATGAGACTGGAGTAAGAGAAAATACAAAACTTATATCCGATTATCTGACCAAAAACAATATAAATATACACTACATGAGAAATTTTTATTATACTACATTGTCCTCAATAAATAACATCAGAATATCAGTTTCGTCTGTAGACACGGACAGAAAATATTCAGAAGGTGAGGATATAGCAAGCTTAATAAAGCTCATAGAAAAGACAGACAAAGCAGAAGAACTTAACTCACTCCTGGAAGAAGTATCTATAAAAATAGCATCAAAAGTTAACAGTTTTAATAATAAAAGTATAAAACTTATATTGAGAAAAGCAATAGATTATATACAAGAACATTACAATGAGCAGGTAACGCTTAATGAAGTAGCGGAAAATATATACGTAAGTACTTTCTATATTAGCAGGATGTTCAAAAAAGAGTTGGGAAAAAGTTTTGTAGACTATCTTAATGATGTAAGGATTGATAAAGCAAAGGAACTTCTAAAGGATGTAAAATATAAGACCTATGAAGTTGCAGAGAAAGTTGGTATTTCTGACCCACACTATTTTTCAAAGCTATTTAAAAAATATTCCGGAATGACACCCTCTGAATACAGAGATAGTTTATTTTAG
- a CDS encoding sensor histidine kinase: MINKITSSIFSKILRSLQFYKNISIKKKLLLVVNLQILIPLIFVGFFAYKSSEEIINSKSISYSNDVLSSIGLRLQDTVTNLTNISGDISMDKNIYDALISYDTGNDNNDLTQMSIHEIDSQLTNLFITVKGNRPEINSICIITDSGLVLPRRYPSTDSELRSVVNREYSRMSEKADEVSRKAAWFFETSSGVVKNAYLVKKVYNRDNYTEIGMLVVQIKMDSLKDVLKGLESEVMQNTTILSPNSDIIVSKNKSALEKYKYIIRNTPYDEDSFIDQKNKIFVAYTYLKDNINWRIVTFVPLDELYSDVNILRNRIIMLCLASIILLSVVSFYMSFDMIKPINRLVKAMKNMNINNIPESYIEVDRNDELGFLHKTFNNMTKEIDHLVTWIYREQITRKEAELKALQSQINPHFLFNTLESINWMARLNNVPEISDTVTDLSTLLEASIGRDDRLIPIEEEFMYIDKYISLLKRRFEDKITLKKEIDPQVLYIKIPRLLIQPLIENAVYHGVENSREKGVIMLNARIQEDLLVLEVIDNGNGISKEDLIKLNKSLEMDNDTYFKSLREKKNKSIGIDNVNRRIKLFYGEKYGIKIESSVNIFTKVTVSLPLQTFNTKESYYVQGSNN, from the coding sequence ATGATAAATAAAATTACTTCAAGCATATTTTCTAAAATACTTAGAAGTTTACAATTTTATAAAAACATATCAATAAAAAAGAAATTGCTGCTTGTAGTAAATCTGCAAATTTTAATTCCTCTTATATTTGTAGGGTTTTTTGCGTATAAGAGTTCAGAAGAAATTATTAACAGCAAATCTATTTCGTATTCTAATGACGTACTTAGCTCTATTGGGTTAAGACTACAGGATACGGTAACAAACTTAACAAACATATCCGGCGACATAAGTATGGATAAAAATATATATGACGCTTTAATCAGCTATGACACGGGTAATGATAATAATGATTTAACGCAAATGAGTATTCATGAAATAGATTCTCAGTTAACAAACCTATTTATAACGGTAAAAGGAAACAGACCGGAAATAAATTCTATCTGTATAATAACAGATAGTGGTTTGGTACTGCCGAGACGTTATCCGAGTACTGATTCGGAGCTCCGGTCAGTAGTGAACAGAGAATACTCCAGAATGAGTGAGAAGGCTGATGAAGTTTCCAGAAAAGCAGCCTGGTTTTTTGAAACGTCTTCAGGAGTTGTGAAGAATGCTTATTTAGTAAAAAAGGTATACAACAGAGATAATTATACGGAAATAGGAATGTTGGTAGTTCAAATAAAAATGGACTCTTTAAAGGATGTCCTTAAGGGTCTCGAATCTGAGGTTATGCAAAATACTACAATACTTTCACCAAATAGTGATATAATTGTTTCAAAGAATAAATCAGCCTTAGAAAAATATAAATACATAATAAGGAATACGCCTTATGATGAGGATTCTTTTATAGACCAGAAAAATAAAATTTTTGTTGCTTATACATATTTAAAAGATAATATTAATTGGAGAATAGTTACATTTGTTCCTTTAGACGAGTTATACTCCGACGTAAATATATTGAGAAACAGGATAATTATGCTCTGTCTTGCATCTATTATATTACTTTCTGTAGTCAGCTTTTATATGTCTTTTGATATGATAAAACCAATTAACAGATTGGTAAAGGCAATGAAAAATATGAACATAAACAATATACCTGAGAGTTACATTGAGGTTGACAGAAATGATGAATTGGGCTTCTTGCACAAAACTTTCAATAATATGACTAAAGAGATTGACCATCTGGTTACCTGGATTTACAGGGAACAGATTACTCGAAAAGAGGCTGAACTGAAAGCGTTACAGTCACAAATAAACCCTCATTTTCTCTTTAATACACTGGAATCAATAAACTGGATGGCACGGCTAAATAATGTACCTGAGATAAGCGATACAGTAACGGACCTCTCTACACTGCTTGAAGCCAGTATAGGAAGGGATGACAGGCTTATACCCATTGAAGAGGAGTTTATGTACATAGATAAATATATATCCCTTTTAAAACGCAGATTTGAAGATAAAATAACACTAAAAAAAGAAATAGACCCTCAAGTTCTGTATATAAAGATTCCAAGACTTCTCATACAACCGCTAATTGAAAATGCTGTCTATCATGGAGTGGAAAACAGCAGAGAAAAAGGGGTCATTATGCTCAATGCCAGAATACAGGAAGATTTGCTGGTGCTGGAAGTAATTGATAACGGCAACGGAATATCAAAAGAAGATCTAATTAAGCTAAATAAGAGTCTGGAAATGGATAATGACACGTACTTTAAATCTCTTAGAGAAAAGAAAAATAAGAGTATAGGAATTGATAATGTAAATAGAAGAATAAAACTCTTCTATGGTGAAAAGTATGGTATCAAAATAGAGAGCAGTGTTAACATATTTACTAAAGTAACGGTTTCTTTGCCGCTTCAAACATTCAATACTAAGGAGAGTTATTATGTACAAGGTTCTAATAATTGA
- a CDS encoding ABC transporter substrate-binding protein: protein MQYSKKLLCLVLFTLVSFTSVSCGNDNSYVSEARNSKITHAETSTISLMTSWGGVDSKAGCLTDLLDKFENENPTIKVSNQSIFGDEYLPTLKTRFASGNEPDVFGLWPCSDIKYMIRANKLAELTDTLKKDSEWMESFKGNFFDMTTYNNKIFGIPFELVFEGMFINKDLFQQFGVKIPQNYQELKNAINIFNKHNITPIAYNATAEGSYIYQNMIASLGGNEGVEKFIVNNKINNCYIDAMKYMKELYEMHAFPNDLISITSEERNNLFIKKQAAMIVQGSWFAAYFGKFDKTVEMIPFPAMGNGSSKIPAGLGGGTFYISKSAWSTPEGKENTLKLIKFLTSKATSDYLYKESGLFSTLNVSMETPYNALAQQSIGVYEKTLEENRCAIPDHIIDRSTWEKVIVKEFPRYLDNKISAEEIWEKALNRLQ, encoded by the coding sequence ATGCAATACTCAAAAAAACTTTTATGTTTAGTACTATTTACACTAGTCAGTTTTACGTCAGTTTCTTGTGGTAATGATAATTCGTATGTTTCAGAAGCTCGCAACAGCAAAATTACTCACGCTGAAACCAGTACAATAAGTTTAATGACAAGTTGGGGCGGTGTTGACAGTAAAGCCGGTTGTTTAACGGATTTGCTGGACAAGTTTGAAAACGAAAATCCAACTATAAAAGTTTCCAATCAGTCTATTTTTGGAGATGAATATTTGCCTACGCTTAAAACAAGGTTTGCGTCAGGTAACGAGCCAGATGTTTTTGGTTTATGGCCATGTTCTGATATAAAATATATGATAAGGGCAAATAAGCTTGCTGAACTAACGGACACGCTTAAGAAGGACAGTGAATGGATGGAAAGCTTCAAAGGAAACTTCTTTGATATGACTACCTACAACAATAAGATTTTTGGTATACCCTTTGAGCTTGTATTTGAGGGGATGTTTATCAATAAGGATTTATTTCAGCAATTTGGTGTAAAAATACCTCAAAATTATCAGGAGCTTAAAAATGCAATAAATATATTTAATAAGCATAACATTACACCTATAGCCTATAACGCCACAGCCGAAGGCTCATATATATATCAGAACATGATTGCAAGCCTTGGAGGAAACGAAGGAGTAGAAAAGTTTATAGTCAATAATAAGATAAACAACTGCTACATAGATGCAATGAAATATATGAAGGAATTATATGAAATGCATGCATTTCCAAACGATTTAATATCCATAACCAGCGAAGAAAGAAATAACCTATTTATAAAGAAACAGGCAGCCATGATAGTTCAGGGATCATGGTTTGCAGCCTACTTTGGGAAGTTTGATAAAACAGTTGAGATGATACCGTTTCCGGCTATGGGAAATGGAAGTAGTAAAATACCTGCGGGTTTAGGTGGTGGGACCTTTTATATAAGCAAAAGCGCCTGGAGTACACCTGAAGGTAAAGAAAATACTCTCAAACTTATAAAATTCCTTACGTCAAAGGCCACATCAGATTATTTATACAAGGAATCAGGACTATTCAGCACATTAAACGTATCAATGGAGACCCCCTATAACGCATTGGCGCAACAAAGTATCGGTGTTTATGAAAAAACCCTGGAAGAAAATCGGTGTGCAATTCCTGATCACATAATAGATAGAAGCACATGGGAAAAGGTTATTGTTAAGGAGTTTCCAAGATATCTTGATAATAAAATCTCTGCAGAAGAAATATGGGAAAAAGCTTTGAATAGGTTACAATGA
- a CDS encoding ATP-dependent Clp protease ATP-binding subunit, translating into MIKCSICNKNIAVVFVTKIIDGKQIQEGLCVSCAKKQNLQPIDQLLSQTGMTEYELDNISKQVGDMLEEMDGSEIMEAMQVDPENINQANPFFSILNKAFPKPDDIEANNSKSLQPIGQDKDGDDKDKNSTKTKAQDKKTVKKKKYLEMYGTNLIDKAKEGSIDKIIGRAREIERVIQILNRRTKNNPVLIGEPGVGKTAIAEGLALRIAEKTVPVKIQNSEVYLLDMTSVVAGTQFRGQFESRMKGIIEEAKSFGNIILVIDELHNIMGAGEAEGAMNAANILKPALSRGEIQVIGATTLNEYRKHIEKDTALERRFQPIIVDEPSIGESIEILTGIKHYYEQYHRVKISDEIVKAAVNYSERYITDRLLPDKAIDVIDEAGSRANLRNTKLAELESYKEELKKVQEEKEFAVSADSIEDYQKAADLKVYECKLNELIKDIEDTSKDVELTMEDIAAVIEAWTKIPIQRLTEGEAEKLMSLETRIHKRVIGQEKAVEGVARAIRRSRSGFKKKKKPSSFIFVGPTGVGKTELVRALSNELFGSEEALIRLDMSEYMEKHTVSKLIGSPPGYVGYDDAGQLTEKVRRRPYSVILLDEIEKAHPDVFNMLLQILEDGRLTDSHGKTVNFENTIIIMTSNAGTNLKSGGIGFSNNTYTALESRVRDVIKETFRPEFLNRIDEIIVFTELGKEELKKIIDLMLEEVYHEAREKDIRVNVSDKVKEFILEKGYDPKFGARPLRRTVQSYIEDRLSEEYLKGTIKEGSLVGVDLDDNNEVILTIV; encoded by the coding sequence ATGATAAAATGTTCCATTTGTAATAAAAATATTGCAGTTGTGTTTGTAACAAAAATTATAGACGGGAAGCAAATTCAAGAAGGCTTGTGTGTAAGTTGCGCAAAGAAACAGAATTTACAGCCAATAGATCAGTTACTGTCACAAACTGGTATGACAGAATATGAGCTTGATAATATAAGCAAACAAGTAGGAGATATGCTTGAAGAGATGGACGGGTCTGAAATAATGGAAGCGATGCAGGTAGACCCTGAAAACATTAATCAGGCAAATCCTTTTTTTAGTATATTAAATAAGGCGTTTCCAAAGCCAGATGATATTGAAGCAAACAATTCAAAAAGTCTTCAACCCATAGGCCAGGATAAAGACGGCGACGATAAGGACAAAAATTCAACAAAAACAAAAGCTCAGGACAAAAAGACTGTTAAAAAGAAAAAATACCTTGAAATGTACGGTACGAATCTTATAGATAAGGCTAAAGAAGGAAGTATTGATAAGATTATTGGCAGAGCACGTGAGATTGAAAGAGTTATTCAGATTTTAAACAGAAGGACTAAAAACAATCCTGTGTTAATAGGAGAACCCGGTGTTGGTAAAACTGCTATTGCAGAAGGACTGGCTTTAAGGATTGCTGAAAAAACTGTTCCTGTAAAAATACAGAATTCTGAGGTTTACCTTTTGGATATGACCAGCGTTGTCGCAGGAACACAGTTCAGGGGACAATTTGAAAGCAGGATGAAAGGTATAATAGAAGAAGCCAAGTCGTTTGGAAATATTATTCTTGTAATCGATGAACTTCATAATATAATGGGCGCAGGCGAAGCTGAAGGTGCAATGAATGCTGCAAACATTTTAAAGCCTGCCTTATCAAGAGGTGAAATTCAGGTAATTGGGGCTACAACCCTGAATGAATACAGAAAGCATATAGAAAAAGATACTGCTTTAGAGAGAAGATTCCAACCTATAATTGTTGATGAACCATCTATTGGGGAAAGTATAGAAATATTAACAGGTATAAAACACTACTATGAGCAATATCACAGAGTTAAAATAAGTGATGAAATAGTAAAGGCTGCAGTAAATTATTCTGAAAGGTATATTACGGACAGACTTTTGCCTGACAAAGCCATAGATGTAATAGACGAAGCAGGTTCCAGAGCCAACCTGAGAAATACAAAACTGGCTGAGCTTGAGTCATACAAAGAAGAACTGAAAAAGGTTCAGGAAGAGAAAGAATTTGCAGTTTCAGCGGATTCAATAGAAGACTACCAGAAGGCAGCAGATTTGAAGGTTTATGAGTGTAAGCTTAATGAGCTCATCAAGGATATAGAGGATACCAGTAAAGATGTTGAGCTAACCATGGAAGACATAGCAGCAGTAATTGAAGCGTGGACTAAAATTCCGATTCAGAGGCTTACTGAGGGTGAAGCGGAAAAACTAATGAGTCTGGAAACACGTATTCATAAAAGGGTAATAGGACAGGAAAAAGCTGTTGAAGGCGTTGCAAGAGCTATAAGAAGAAGCAGGTCAGGGTTTAAAAAGAAGAAAAAACCGTCATCCTTTATTTTTGTAGGTCCGACAGGTGTTGGTAAAACCGAGCTTGTACGGGCACTTTCAAATGAATTATTTGGAAGTGAAGAAGCACTGATAAGGCTTGATATGTCTGAATATATGGAAAAGCATACTGTTTCCAAGTTAATAGGATCACCTCCGGGATACGTGGGATATGATGATGCAGGTCAATTAACAGAAAAAGTAAGAAGAAGACCATATTCCGTAATACTATTGGATGAAATAGAAAAGGCCCATCCTGATGTATTCAATATGTTGCTTCAAATTCTTGAAGACGGAAGGCTAACAGATAGTCACGGTAAGACTGTAAACTTTGAAAATACAATTATTATCATGACATCAAATGCAGGAACTAATTTAAAATCCGGTGGCATAGGTTTTTCAAATAATACCTATACTGCCCTTGAAAGCAGAGTGCGAGATGTAATAAAAGAAACTTTCAGGCCTGAATTCCTCAACAGAATAGATGAGATAATTGTATTTACTGAGCTTGGAAAAGAGGAATTAAAGAAAATAATCGATTTGATGCTGGAAGAAGTTTACCATGAAGCCCGCGAAAAGGATATTAGAGTTAATGTTTCCGATAAGGTTAAAGAATTTATATTGGAAAAAGGCTACGATCCTAAGTTTGGTGCCCGACCCTTGAGAAGAACAGTACAGAGCTATATAGAAGACCGCCTTTCAGAAGAGTACTTAAAAGGGACAATAAAAGAAGGTTCTCTTGTAGGGGTAGACTTGGACGATAATAATGAAGTAATTTTAACAATTGTCTAG